The Trichoplusia ni isolate ovarian cell line Hi5 chromosome 20, tn1, whole genome shotgun sequence genome includes the window TTGTGTGGTGTGCACTTGTGCAGTAAAGATAGATATCTAACTGTCTATCTACTATTAATTCATCACCCTATATTTCCAAATCTTTAGTCAAGTATACGTTGCTCCTTAACtaaagctaataaaataaagggGCGCCGGACTGTCGCGGGTCGCGCTGGGAGCCGCTGGGAGCCTGCCAAGCATTGATTGAAACAACTCTCCGCGGTATGGAGACCAACACCAGATACATACTGAATAActgtgggggggggggggcgctGGCAACTGTCTTCTTATGGGGATAATACaataatagttgtttttttatttaggtgaCGGCAACTGTTCTGTTTTCTTATGGGAATGTTATGTAACAATGGTTTTCGCGAATCGGCCAGTTAATTCTAAAATCCTATGATGAGCAAAAAGTcgattatttatgtttttcaataatctatactaatatataaggctgaaaagtttgtttgtttgaacgcggtaatcttaGGAATTACAGGTTTTCAATTATCTatacaaacattgaaaaaatatttttgtgttcaatagaccattcatcgagaaaggttttaggctatataagatcacgctgcaactaaaaggagcgaagatacaatggaaaatgtggcaaaaacggggaaaaatattcatcttcgagggcttaaccacgcagacgaagtcgggAGCAACCGCTAGTCAAGATAGAGATTCACAAcgttataatatgtttttttttaatctgacaGTTTTTAACgacacaagaaaaaatattagccATAGAGACATGCTTTCCTTGAAAAAGTTTGTTTCAATACACAATAGCAGTAAGTATATAAATAGTGCCTAAGCTTAATCAAAAAAAGTCGTATGccgaatatatattatagaaaagtatttgaactcagaaacaaaaccaataaatattaaatacatgatAATCCCGATTTCTAGTGACGATTGATGTCCGAAGGAACCAATTCATAGAAGTTGGAAGAAACATCAATGGAAACACTCTTTACGCAATTCGTAATAGGTGCGAGTGCGATGGAAAACGTTTCTTACTCCTTCTGTTACGGAGATGTAGCTTTAAATCTGTAGTATTagttgattatattttatgtagatCCTTAACGGGAATTACTATAAAAGGCCGGTCCCGCTAAAAACAGAGGcaacatgtataatttattatttgaaatttaaagctCTTGAATAAtccattaattatattttaatcatcaATAGCAAAGACGGATAAAATAAGCACAAATATGATAGAACTGCGTCGATTCTTTACTGAGTTCCTACTCAAGAAACAACTTAGCAGAAGGCCATAccttcatattataaataacgctttatatataactagctgctgcccgcgacttcgtccccgtgggtagaagatataagttatgatttatacctgccctatttttcacattttccattgtatcttcgctcctattagtcgcagcgtgatggtttatagtctaaagccttcctcgatgaatggtctattcaacacaaaaagattttttcaatttggactagtagttcctgagattagcgcgttcaaacaaacaaacaaactcttcagctttatatattagtatagatttccacatctttttatggttttaatcGGCAATCTTTCATCAACTAGATAAATTGTGACTAAAGTcccactgaaaaataaattgaaattagatagaaaaataaattattttggattgagcaattattgaaatatggAAGCTCAACTTCTCTTACATCCTACACAAATCCttcgttaattaaaataaatcatcgtttttatcgtttttagGGCTTTCAAATACTgtaccaaaataaaatgtttaattagtattaaacCTGATTGATCATTTACAAGGCTTTAGCAAATTTTCAAACCAATTACGAGTAtggaaaaactaaaaagtattttctagactactaaacttattaattatatCTCACCAAAAACAAAGACCTATATAGTTTATcgtaataatgaaatttttatgtaaACCTTGGcacattaaaattctttaacCGAAAACCAAAGATACATTGGCTGAAAGGTTAAAAAACCACTTTCTGGTTTGACACCAaagaattcttttttttcataggCCATACAACCATATTAACcctttttaaacgactccaGCCAGTACCTGaccgaaaatatatatattgtcaACCAGCTTAAATCATTGCTGTTTATGTTAATGTtcggtttaatttttgttattaatattatatagctttttaaattgtttccaATTCTATTGTGTATCGTTACattaaatcatatattatttgtttgctttGCTTTATGTTTATCAGATCAGATAGTTTCACATGTCTTGCTATGCCAGCTATTATCATAGTACTTCAGATACATTTGAGGAGGACTAGTAAATGTTATCagagttaataaaatataatttcagaaTGAATTCTGATTCAGAAAAATTAATTAGCAACGAAAATTCTTGTGAACATATTCTGGGCTACTAAAAATATTGGAGTGTCTTTATATGAATGATCAAATAGTGTGTAAGTCGTATACTCTTTACAATACAACAATGTATATATATTGATAGGCAACGCAATAGATACTTCTTGGTAACCTAACTAAACTAAACTGTAAGCATATCCCATATCaatgtatatacatataccACAAGCTTATTTAATATTCGTAGCTGGCAAtcattgaaaaagttttgtttcaaaataattgagtAGATTTCATTGCACGCACCATTACATTTCTATGTATAACCTAAAATATCCCAAAACTAGTAAGATTCCTCCTCACTCTTGTTCCAATTATCTGACCAAACTTTGTTAtccgtttttattttctaaacatttttctttttctaaagcATCTGCgcaattgaaatgaaaactcaAAGATTGGCCATCAAGAACAGCAGTAAGGTTTATGACTCGAGGTGCGCCAGTCGTTAGATATCGTCACACAGCGACTATCTATTTGCACTCCCGATGAGTAATGCGATGCTAGGCATTATTATACGGAGATAGAGCCTTTATTTTAtcacaagttttataaaaatcgaaatGTCTCCTGATAAATCTTTCTTGCAGAACAGAAGGTCTACCtgtcaaagtaatattattgcagctgTGAAACTCATTATGTagagaaaacattaaaatgaaataataaaccCAAAGGTATGATTTTTTGTTGAACTGTTGAAATGGATCAGTAAAACATCTGCTAACCTAGCCTACTACAAAAAACCTTCATAATATAAAGACAAACCTTATTATTCTTTCCATAAATCAAATAGGTTTGCCCACATTTCTTCgctattatcaatatttcagtACTCTACGGCTACGGGTCTACTGCTACGCGCCTACGCGTCAGCTACGATCTACGAATGTACTAAATAAAAGGGTGACATTTAGGACACGGCATCCGAATGTCCTTTATTTATCAGCGGGTACCATTGAGAAAGGACACCGAGTAATTTGCACTTTATTTGAGTACTTTGACTGTAATATAAACGTAATGAGAAAAGCTTGTTTGAGGCTTAATGTCAAAGTgaggttattttttgtttgtacctGTGAAGTTGTGTTTAATTTGGTAATTAGTGTTTTATATGTAGGGTTAATTTGCTTGattgataaagtttattttcaagtgCTTTTATAgcttttagtaaaattttataggTGTACTCAAATTTcaatcaacaaaattataattaactccCATATCAATTCGCAACTGTGAGTACACTCATTCTCCGCGCTGATTAGGTCCTCAAAATGTACAGTCGTAGTCTTGTGTAGTTGCGTAGGATAATGAAATAACACCAAggatataacaataataatcaggagatttgaaaaaatatgtattcgttaattatttataaccatATCGTTAATATGATATTTCTAAGATGACGTTTCTTCATTACTTTACATTATGAAATTTAgctaaaacaaatacatatacaaCAAGAACTTTAAACTCCATTAAACGTACAACAACCTACCATTCAATACCAAGCCTTTAAAGACCTGGgataattctaaaattaaaatccattcaAGAAGGTTGGTAGTGTGCCGTCAAAGAAAACCAGACGGGTCCCGACTTTCCCAATGAATCACCCGCAGCGGGTATATAAGGCAGGGAATTCCCGACGCGAGCCAGTACGATGTCTCCTGCCGTGGGGAGAGGTCGCGCCGCCGCTGCTCCCACAAACTTTTTACGTATTACGATCCAAGGAAACTTTCCCATTTGATAAGGTGagggaatttaattttatcagctTTTGCTTTATTATGGTAGGCAATGGCGATGTATCCGTCGAGTTTGCGCGGAACTTTAAATCGATTTTCATTTACCgagttaaaaatagtttgacgTGTTAGTAGTTgctttagatttaaaatttatgcaCTATTCAAGTTTTTTCAAGTTAAGTTCATGTATTTGTTAGGAGGTTTTGAAACGATGCCTTATTACTTTAACCTATCAAGTTACAAGCTTTAATTTTCTGATTAAATAATTTGGAAACCATTTCGGAATTTTTTCctacttttaaaaaagaaacaaagccATAGCTGGAAGTAAAGGTTCCACCTTAATGGCTACAACACTAATTCCAAAAAAtgaaaagtgtattttttgcaAAAGATTCCCATGACTTCAAGAACGTTTGGTTCGTTCATGTTTTTAACACATTAGTTCCGTAATCTCACCTAAAAAacgtatataaataattcaagctCGTTGACGATAGCTCAATTATTCACACGTTTGTTATTGAgtgacaataataaatatgtacataatgacttatttattgtaaaccttttgtgatttaaatatttttatggtcaTATTTCACAGAAGACATAAGTATTTCTCTCCAAATCACTGCAAAAAGGGAATTAAAATGCGATAACTATCTTAAGGTTAGAATAAGTCCTAAAAAGagcttatatttttctatattattaagTCTGGAACATTCTCTTTTAGGTAATGCCGAATTAAAATCGCGTACACGTCGTATGAAGGACTGCGACACTTATTATACTAATGATTGATTGTGTAGCATCATACAAGTGTTTATCTTGTTTAATATACCCaacagaataaaaaattaactctATTACATAGCCAAGATTTGTCGTCAGTtctattaaagatttatttaattatcatgcaattactaattttaatttgttataattaactttCATAAAATCTTTAGCCATGTAGGTACTAAAAACGTTTATACCATtatatcgtaaaatattttttattgttcaaaatgtAGCTTTATAAGTCCAAGTCTAGATTTTAGAATACTTAGAGTCTAAGTAATGACTTCATACGGGGACACGTTCGATTTCCGTATGCGGCAAAATATATTAGTGACCGAAGTATTACTAGTACGAGTAAACAGCGCGGCCTTGACCAGCCTTCTCGGTACGCgaatataaactatatttaatctaagttagattttaaaatcgccttttaaatttttgtcgAACGCAAAGTAAGAACTGTTATTCaatgacaaacattttataaggCGGGACTAAATAAAAGTGAGTACAAAAGTTAGTTACagaataaaaactccttttttatGAAGTCGCTGAAAAAAAAGCCTATGGTACAATGTCAagattgataaattaaatactgtaaTTGAAACAGCACAATCTCTACCACAGATATAGAGAGTGTGTTATAAACAACGCAATCTAAATATTGAGAGAGAAAGCGAAGGCCAAGTTGAAGACAATATGCATCGTAACGCGTAGCACTCGTAGACTTGTGCTACATATTTCATGGCACAAAGAAATATAGATAGGTCTAATTAGGATGATGACTcagtgtaaaaagtaaaaaattatttaGTATTCTTGCCTATTTCTGAAGAACATAAATTGGCAAATATGAAATATGACGTtacgatttcgtaaaatttatacacaatcgtgacgtcaagCTTAAGTTTAATTCTCTGTAATTTCAtcaaattatgtatatttgcAGGGCGAAAAAAACGTTCTTACGTAAAGGAACACTTGTTTAATTCCCAAATCTACCATTTCGAAATTGCCTAGATTTTTTGAAGTTAATGAACAAATAAATTCCGACACGTTTATTTGttgtacaaataatttaaatcacaGCAATCAGTACAAAATAAACCACTATCATAGATTGTTAAAACATCGCATCAAATATTAAAGCGATTGAACAATGAATTATATTGGTAAAGCCACGGCCGACGGGtcaaacatactttaaaatattaatagtgcatattaatagatatatccaataaacaaattttaacactaaactaataattatgtaacattatCATTTCATAGAGCGgagttttataatatcttttaataaaaaacaattaagtgaGTTGGGACTCGCGAGACTAGAGGGTCCGTAGAAATAGGCAGAAAATAACAAATCGGTTGTGTCTATTTGAGGGTCCAATAAGGATTATTTGTCGTATCGTCGGTTTACAGCCGTAACTGCCGTCGCTTACCTCGATCCTTATTGCTAATAATTTCTACTATTAGTTGTTCTAAGGGCAACAGTAATGCATAATTTCACTATTTAGCTGTCACTTTTTATGAGAtgcaacctggtgacagactgaCAGATAGCGGCGCCTCAGTAATAGGGATAAGAGACCGGGTTTCTTTACTTGAAGTTCCTCtaataattagaattatttcaatttgctGAAACTATCACCGGTTCTCTCGGTTCTCTCATGTCCCACGACAAGTTTCATTGGCTGTAGGTATCTATTTCTTTTGGTGCCTGATAAATTGTTCCACCTTGCACGCACCGAACAAATGCGGGAAACAGTGCACGGCCCCGGAGGTTCAGATTTAGGCGGTAAGAAAAAGTCACAAGGCTTTTTGATAAAGGGGGGGGGGTGAATTCTCATGGACATCCACTTCCTAGGGGGAGGAAATAATTAGTGTCACACTctcactgactaaacctgaaccgccgagCCACGTCATCCGCGTTATTGTGTCGGTATATGGCATTGCGATGCAAACCTTGATACTAAATCCACCAAGGAAGTGGATTCATAAAATCAAtcagaaaatatatatttttggttaataAAAGTGTATCTGAAGTAATTTTGTCAATTGTTCCAATATTTTGTTTCGCAGTTATATTTGTCTATAGGAAATGTCAACGCAAGAAAACCTTCAAAAATTGACACCCTTTCTgcataatttatgttttcattttctattttcgGGAGATCAGTCGtgggttttatatatttttatttttcttggtaCAAGTAAAGTCAGTAGGCAGCACTAGTCATTTTATAATGACCTTAATTACCTGCCATCGATTTgatgtcatgtttttttttaagtcagaAGGTATATTTAGATGATAATGGCTGATATCGATTTGATATGATACGTATGATAAATTATAggctctatttttttaataacatagagTTTTTGcactttacaacaaaatatgaagttcataattaaaaataacagacCGACATAGTATTATTCAtatgaaagtaactctgtcgtTATCACTTACGAGCTAACTGCTAAACCGatattcatgatttttttatcgCGTTATCTTTCCCACTCATACAAAATAGctagaaaaatgtaaaaaaaactatgaactCATCTCAAAGCTTCGTTcagtatttatctttattatattcTCTTTGCATTGACGAAGGCCTTAAAAAATTATACAGAAGTAAACGCCTAAGAAACTCTCAAATAACTTCTAATACCAGTATCCATACAGCAACATAGACTCCAAGACAATTTCAAACATATACCTAACTATTTAGATTTTCACATGCCAGTGTATAAATcaagagatttaaataaaatagcaataaataaagtCGCGGTTAATCTCTCGCAAACTTAATAAGGTTAAGTATGTTGTACATTAGCATTCAGGTTTTCATCGGCACAAAAGCTGGCCTAGTATGTAAATGGCGTGcgaaatattattgatttaagtGGACGCACTTATACAACACCTAGGGAAAAATGTACAAATGGCCAGTCCAGGAACTACCCTGTATTAGTGCATTAGTCTATAAGGCCCGCGAACCGTTTCAATATTTCTTCTTAAGGTAGTCAGATAAGAAATATCAATTCGAGCGttctctaaaaaaatatgtaaaagagATGTTACTTTCAGAATAAAAGCTTTAATTTCACATCAGGTTTCCATATTGCATTTAGATTGATAAGGGACAGGTCACTAGCCTTATTCGTCAATAAAATCGTAAGAGAAATATCAGCTTAGCAACAGGAGTTAGCATAATATCTTAAAATTGTGAAGCacctaaaaacttaaaaaaaacattcttctaATTTCCTAAAAATTAACACTCCCCTTAACAAGCAATTTTGCCAACACATCGTAAGATCGATTATGTTAGTTACTTGCTAGTCCATgattcaaaactatttaaagaaTGGTGGAATATTTAACATCGCTGAACGCCATTCACCAATGTTCTGTTCATTACGTAGGTTTTTTGCAATTGTTAATCGGTATTACGTGTAGTGGTAATAAGTGCGTTTGCTTCTGTTGATTTATTATCTCCAGATATTTGGGGGCAGGATTCATGCTAGGTAATAGTTTCAAGAAATACTATTGCTGTTTTGGAAAAGAGTTACATAACCTACTAAGACGTCTATCTTCTAAAATTGCAAAAGTCTAACTTTGAGAGCTAGTTGTAGGAATCAGGTATTCGCTTgttatcttgaaaaaaaaaaagactcatgcactaaggaatttaatcactaagacacccagacttagaaaaaaagcatttgtggatcacaaaaatgctatCCTACagggatcgaacttgcgacacgtcgctcacagtgggtttggcgtagtgacttATACCTACCACTTGACTATCTTCCTAGCTTAGTAATAGTTCTCATATCgcttttattaaaatgagtAGTTACTTGTTTGTCATAATTAatgttagataaataaaatttaattattataaccaaACCTCTAGAAACAACAGTTACGCAATAGATATAAGCTCAAGAAATATAGTGTCTCCAATATTATagacatactagctgttgcccgcgacttcgtccgcgtggttagaagaaattgcgactataacttgagatttaaactatcctatctctcaagttggatcgaaatgcacatggtgtgcgaatttcattataatcggttaagtggtttaggagtccattgaggacaaacattgtgacacgagatttatatatattaagatagaAAAATCGGAAACTAAGTAATTCTATTTGTAGTATATTTGACTTGCGTTGATATTACTTCGTCATGCCAATTTTGGAAATAGACACGATCATTACTATTCATTGACTCAAATCTTCCTGTAACGGAATCTATATTTAGCTTGAAATTTTTTCATCGTTATTTTAACCCGGAAATATATTTGGCCTACATATTTTTATCCTTAAACACAAtaaggataaaatataaaaatcacaaaatcaTCTGAACCTGCTTAATTGTTGAAGGTTCAATAAACTTGTCTCCTGTCAACCTTTTCCGGCAGTGGGATTGCCTTTTCAATCTCTCAACATATCAATATAAAATCGAGTCTCATCAAGTATACTaatgtaaatagaaataataagtaaatttcGTTCTCCATATCTcggtttaatgttttttttctgctttatatattagttattttcaaattaaattacctgTTATCTTGACTGCGTTTAAAAAGTCACAATTGTAAGAAATTGACAAGAGTTCTAGGTAAAAAAGGGAAACATtgtttaaagaattttttttaaagaaaacgacTTCTGCATTAAGGAATATAATTCTTGTGtcgggtttacaaacatacaaatcacatgcacaaatacacccagactcaggacaggcattcatggatcacacaaacaaacaaacatcacTCGGAACCTCCAGCTTACCTCGTTGATCATAACCGTAGCAGTCCTTCCCAAAGTCGAAATATGACTATGAACAAAAACTCGCATAAAACTTGGTACcaaaaatacattcaattacGTGAGCCCTATAGCCCCGGTTACTAAGCGTTGGAACGGCTAATGTAGACCTCTCTTATTACAAAACACAACCGGGTCAGGTCAGTCGTTCGCCATGGGGTTAGTGCCTAAAGTTTGGTTAAAATCACCATTATTACGTCACATAGTCCTACGTAGGTACGTACTGCGTACtggcttatatttttattgttgttagttCTTTATCGTAACATTTTATGTACGGAGTTTTTCTTCCGCTACAATGGCAGGTGAATTGAAGTTTTTATGTTCGTAGTAATGTGGTCATTTCTTGTTTTCATGGGAATATTCTTTTTTggcgttttttgtttttcgtgtttCGTGTGTGATAGAGTAAGTAAGGTTGTTATTGGTATAGTCGGAGTTCGGaaatattatcatcattttgGATTCCGTGTAACATTCATCAGAATTTTTCGTCGATTGTCTTCTTTTTGTTTGGAACATTGCCTATATACGCATAACTAGTTATGGAttgttcgatatttttattgacgGACTTTCTAGAAATCCATATCAGCATCAACACATCCCATACTTATACcgttttcgaaaaaaaaaaaatctagccAACAGAAAAAAACCTTCAACGACACGCAAACCAAACAAATGACTCAAGCGGCTTCAAAAGAACGGCTACGTGTCCGTCGTCCCCACACACTAAATAATTCACTTATCTAGAAATTCATGTGAATCGATAAGCCGTTGCATAACACTGCACGCCAAGTGGGCTGCAGTCAATATTTCAACCCACATAACTAACTATGGCTAATTTATACTGCTACCACTTGATTGCCTATTTTATTGCCAGTTTACGACGATGTCGAAAATGAAATGGTCGTTTTTTGTAGCgctatttaatattcataggcCTAGTTATAATGTTCCTTGTAGAATGGAGTTCAGCTTATAATGTAGTTCCTTTAAGGTCCCACTGCCCTCAAATCTGAATTGACTActactattactattatttttgataaagttaGCCACAATAATTGTTAGATTAATGAAATAGTGCACTTCAAaagtttatcaataaaatagtaTGATGTTATGCAGAAACTTAGTAAGATGACCAAAAGGCAGACTTTAATACTGGTCTGGATTGGATTTGAGAGAACGAGAATATAGCAGTATTTCAAACATAGCTGTACCGCTCACGTTTTGAACAAACTTACGCTTTAAATAgctcgatttatttattttgatctatattttgaacaaattattttgattttgtaactatttaggtTGCTGACTAAACCTTCAGATTCTAAGcacatgttattttaaaacctgaacttaaaactcattaaacaaattattaactcattaaataaaacacgtgGATTAAATCACACACCCCTACTTAAATGCAAAGTTAAAATTGAAAGTTGAATTATTCATTGGTTAGTGCTTACTTACGAGGATATTATGGTATGTCTTAAAAGCCACCGCATACCAATCAGATGTCCCCCTACAACGGCGAGAATATAGGTAGTGTATGAGAGACATGCTATCACGAACAGAACAGAActtatctttatttcagactttTTTTGGTTGGTCGGTTAGAAGAAGGGTTAGACATCCGGTATTTTGGATAACTAGAGTACTTTCAGTCAGCCTTGGTCCTTTCAGACCTTTCGGCGTAAAAAATGGCTAAGTTTTGAGTCTTCTTTCACTCACTTGAGGTTAGGAGATGGCACATAAGTTGTACTAACAACAAACAATTGATGCGTAGGACACTGATAGTGCAAGCAAGTacaaattgaaacaatttaaattttccaaTAAATTCTCGCTACAATACACAGACAATTCTCTTGACGAACTGACCTTGGCACTTCTAAACTTCCTTATCTATTATTACCTGAATCAATATATTAGGTACTTACGTGAATATGTgctcaaatattgtttttattacttcgGCCAACGATTTCAATAATCCGTGAACCACAAAACAATTGCCTGCTTGACCTCTACCTACGCACAGTTACTTTTCATTGAAGGAGTTTAACCAAAAATAGTATTGAAATAAACGATGTACGAGTAGCTACGCTTGTCTCGTTAGTCCACGTTAATTTATTCGCGCGACCTTATTATGTAGTACTTAAAGATTTGGCGCGAAGCCATCGcatataattatttcgtttaatttcGTTTAGTAGGCACTTTGTgtacgagtttgtttcattCATATACTTCTGCTGGACGCGATACGAGGCTTCCTATGCTCCCTTTGATCGTAATCAGTCAGTCGGATGATTTGTCAGGTGTTGCCGAGTCCTGGTCCTTTTGTACGTGCTGAGTACATAAGGACGAGTTCAGTTTTATGATAATAACCATGTTTCCCTTGTCCGCAGGCTCTACTCTCCAACATGAGGTGAACAAGAACGTTGTCAGGCGACCAGTCTCCAACCACCGATGGACGATGGAGTAgtttatacaaatttatttattacgagtGTAGGAGTGTCGGTGTTCGCGACTGTTTGCTTAACATTGCAAATCGATAGGCTTCcttatccatatttttttgtgcAATGTGGATGTGCGGGCGGCTAGCGCGACCCCGGCTGCCGCGGATCCCTCCCGGGGCCGCGACGGCCGAGCAAGTGCAGCTCCAGCCAGGGCGACCACCGCGCGCACTCCGCGCCTCTCCTCTGTCCTACCCACAGTCACGGACACTACACTAAAGATGGGCCATTTCGATTTAGGTAGGGAGAGtaggcaaaaatattttgtgccAGAGATTACGCATTTCAAGAAATACATACAAATGTATTAGGTACATCTCTGGCACACGTAGAATTCGCGTCTAAGCGTAACTTCTGTTGACCTGTACAGGTGAGACACTGAACGGTCAGCGACTGATCGAGTTCCGGCTGGGCGCCGAGGCGGAGTCGGAGCAGGGCGAGGGCCTGGCGGTGGCGTCGGCCGAGCTGCTGGTGCGCGCCGAGACGTCGCCGCGAGCGCGCCGCCTGCGCTACACGCTGTGGGCCTTCACGGTGAGCGGCAACGAGACGGCCGCCATCAGCGcgctggcgggcgcggcgcggcgcgacCCCGCGCGCGGCTGGCAGCGCCTGGACGTgacggcggcggcgcggcgctgggcggcgggcggcgcgcgcggcccgcTGCGCCTGCTGCTGGACTGCAGCGGCTGCGGCGGCCGCGTGCGCCTGCGCCTGGGCGGCGGCCAGGCGGCGCGCCCGCTGCTGCGCCTGCGCCTCAAGCCGCCCgccgctcgccgccgccgcgcgctggaCTGCGACGCCGCCGAGCACGGCCGCTGCTGCCGCCAGACGTACTACGTGAGCTTCCGCGCGCTGGGCTGGGACGACTGGATCGTGGCGCCCGAGGGCTACTACGCCAACTACTGCCGCGGCGCGTGCGCGCCCTTCCTCAACTACCACTCGCAGGTGGTGGAGGCGGCGCGGCTGGAGCGCGCCGAGTGCTGCGCGCCCGTGCGCTTCTCCGCGCTGTCGCTCATCTACTTCGGCGCCGACT containing:
- the LOC113503764 gene encoding inhibin beta chain; this encodes MGHFDLGETLNGQRLIEFRLGAEAESEQGEGLAVASAELLVRAETSPRARRLRYTLWAFTVSGNETAAISALAGAARRDPARGWQRLDVTAAARRWAAGGARGPLRLLLDCSGCGGRVRLRLGGGQAARPLLRLRLKPPAARRRRALDCDAAEHGRCCRQTYYVSFRALGWDDWIVAPEGYYANYCRGACAPFLNYHSQVVEAARLERAECCAPVRFSALSLIYFGADSNIIKRDLPEMVVEECDCP